The following DNA comes from Diorhabda carinulata isolate Delta chromosome 3, icDioCari1.1, whole genome shotgun sequence.
gaaaatgaaaacttattgaacaaatataaattttgttcagTGGAAAGGTAGAAATTACGTTAGAAAAGCGAAGAAAACTTGGAAAAGTTCGAGAAGCTTTTACCACAATATAAATTTTCGTTTCTCTTGtttctaaacactcaaaaagtaaaaaaaaaatttttttataattttagtcATTAACCATTACTGTTTATAACTATAACTAGAATTGAGGATGTATTCTAAAACAACAAAAGCTGTTAATTGatggttttttataaaatttaattattttttaatcgttttgaacaaaaaaattacaatgacaCTTCCAATGTATATAATTTGTACTAAGTTATTATCCGGTATGGTCTAGTGGCTAGGATACCTGGCTTTCACCCAGGAGGCTCAGGTTCGATTCCCGGTACCGGAAACTTTAGGTATTAACTCATTCACAATCTTAGTAAATCACTTTTATTTTACCTTCGAAttcattaattatataattttttcttcttacaACAAGATATAAGTATATGAAACAGATTCAAAAGAAACTTAATAACTGCTAGAGCGAGGGTCTATTTGGGGTAGTCGACGTGCTAAGTCAGCTTGAAAATCAGTGGTGATGCTGAACGTCACGTGATGCATTCGCTCGGTCACTCGCTATAGCAATCCTAgatcaatataataatgaaaatgccTCCAAAACATTTCTACTCCCGCAGTTGCCACATCTTCTTCAGAAAtacaattgtttttataaatattgaaaatagtaattttgaaatgaaaaactgaatataaatgtttaatttacttaaaatattctataattaaGTAACCATacattatatatttgtataattaataaACTTCAACGATCAGAACAAGTTGATGTATTGTGACCTATTAGTAAAGCAAACGTATGTATTTGTATTGCCGATATTTAGGAGTTTTCTTGTGTCCAGATAAATATCAATTGACGAATAAATTTCTTTGTACATAATAGAGCTTTATATAACGCACTCTATATGACTCACAATTCTAATATTTTCGATAAGTAATgtaatttatatatcaattgcTGTATAATTGGTTGCATGCCactgaattatattattatattatcttaTTTACAATCgttaaagtattttattttaagcGTGGCAACGTTGCTATAAAGACTACGCCCTGGTTCTTAAGCGATGCTGATGAGGATGTTCTCTTCTGCGACCTAATATCCCGATctcaattaataaataaattaagtcaCTTAAGGGATTCTTTGTGTGTATTTATCCAGCGCTGAATATGATTATAAAgacataaaaatacttttccgCGAGGGTACATTATAAGAATAATTTATAAGCATCAAAATGCATGATTTCTGAAtggaatataatgaaattgatattcTAATCAACAGTGAAAAATCCATATAAATATTCGTATatagaatgaaattatttattgtaatattacaataatttacttataagtATAATACAGCATGTCTTAAAAATGAGaagtaaagtattttttcaattaaatttcaatactaAAAGTGTGTAATTCTTCAAATTACTTATTAAATGATATAGCAAATTTGAAGTAGTAAGCGCCCTCTATATAATAGTAGCGAAAGCatgaaatatttctcatttttctcaaaattatgtcacgccatttttattccaaatactTTAACATAATCAAAAGTTAAGATGCTATATGTGTGAAAAGAAATTACGAAATAGGTTTATTTAtagtataaattaaatattataatacttgagtttttttatatttgttattactTGAAATGAAACTAATTAAAGCGACGCTTGGTTATTTAGAGTCTAAGCTAATGGTTCGTTCATGAAGAATTCTATCAAGcttacattaaatattttatacttaaaaaaacttttgcTAAAATAAAATTGCTAGAAAAAGAAATGATTATTTGAGGCTCAATCAATAAGAAATGTAGCTCTCCACAACCAGATGGCAATACGTATTTTTGTatacatagaaaataaaatatattaaaaacgtGAGggggaaaataattaatactttaggcaaatcaaattattaaatcctttatttacattatctatggtattgatttttatatatttttgctgaatttagttgaaataaatttaacgtTATGTATATTTGTTGTCATATAATGCCATCAGTTGTCAGGATGGCCGAGCGGTCTAAGGCGCCAGACTCAAGGTAAACCCTTGCCTGTTGTTCGCAGGTATGAGCGTTCTGGTCCACTCTGTGGGCGTGGGTTCGAATCCCACTTCTGACacatataattttctttttttctacatttaaaataataataagaataacaCTTTCTAAAACGAAACTTTCATCAATATAATATACATGTTTTTTTCCgaactataaaaaaatgttgacatttttgtactatttataGGTGCAAAAGCCATCAATTCCCTTACCATACAAAAATTTGCTCGCTGGTTAGCAACAATTTTAATCCTAGAATTAAAAACGctacttttaatcctaggactAAAAGTAATTGCATTTGAGCtctctaattgaaatttgaagaaaaaaatattgtctcTTACAAATTTAGTAAAACAAACTAACTAGGGAACTTTATATTTTCATCGTGTTCGGGATTCAGTTTGAAAGCAGCgtaaaaactactacaaaaattatatgattagtaCGTCTGCTGACGTCTACTTAACAATCGATATTTACTAACAATACCAGATATCCATGACTACCGACTTGctatcgctgttataattaataggtgtccaaatttattaccaaattattaacgatttttgaataaatctaactttattttaattttgacatggttggagaaaaaatagtatatatcataCGGACTAAAAGTGCCTATTTTTACTCGCAATTTTGCATTCACTCGGCTGCGTTGCGCTCCGCCTCGcaactgcaaatattgctcgtaagaaaatatgcacttttaatccttataatataatatactattattatatCATCACGTGAGTATATTGAAAAGTATCACAAGATGGCAGCAGCAATAACTGTGCATCTTCCACACTGGTTGTTATAGCAACGGCTTACTCTTTTGTCCTCTAGTATCCCTGATAGGGGTGTTCTGTATACTAAATCTGACGTATAAATTACAATAGCGGGTATACTGTTTTAAATAAGGAATTAAGAGAaatgaaaaacgtttttataaGAGCGactgtaatgaaatttttgtaggttaagtttaaatataaaaacgtttttttatttggataatttcataaacaatttaatgttacaaattaatttttcctctgATATAATAAGAAAGTTGTGTGTTCTGTTTCCTAGATTCAATAGAATCGCACTTGGAATTAGAATcatcaaacaacaaaaaaaattaacacactAATAGTAAGatacacattttattttatgtatattttataatcgTTTTCTCGATATAATGGAAACACATTTccaaaaaccaataaaaataattttaatgttaacttttatttcctttttatcCCCATTTTCTACCGCACTGTCCTGTAACCCCTGCTATTCTCTTTTCATAGGGTCGCATCTGTCAATTTTTCAACGCGAGTTCCAGTTTAGTGTCCATTGCGGCCTTAGTTTAAGTattagtttatatatatttctatatatattctAATAACAACTTTTTACAACCGGCGTGAAAGTTTGTGGTAGTGAAATTATTCAGTGCAATTCAGAAATGTTTTTCGAGAAATGAAAGGTAcccaatcaaatatttcattgataacaaaacaaatacttttatagtttgttttaattgttaaattaaacATATTGAATAGTTATTGTCATacaaattatcgaattattcaaCATAGAGTTTGAAAAGTGAggttattattggaaaatcagctactttattttattcaacCCAAACAAATTGATTAATATACATGAATATGtatagttttttgttaaaaattaattactgaTTTATCATTTAAACATATCATTTAAGCAAGTTTTTGTTAGAAATCACACTTTTTGTgctataatttgtttttttcattggtACTGCATCATATACGTGCTACATGATGTAGATGAGATATTAAGgatgagaaaataataaataaaatatcttacAACAGttttttggttgaatttttgaatactaATACAAAAATACAGTGTTACTTGACAGtaagaaacataaatttttaatcgttttttattttttacgagtattttaacataatattaAGACActtatttatatctatatatctatatgtcataatcataattttcattaattttttgatattcaaatgtttttttttctaattatgaAGTAGTATTTGTGGGTATTTTCAGTGATAGTATTACTACAGCCTACCAAAATGTCAGGAATGACTTACAAAATTCATTAGAagaacgaaaatataaaatattaatttttttattaatattatttgattttcaacGAAATTCATACAATGAAATCATTTGATTGCGAATCATCTTCAGAAGGTGATGAATCGACTATGCACGCCATCTCGCGCGACGTAGTTGAACATCCTCAATGGTTGAGAAGCAGTAATCCTCCTAGTTGGGCTTGGCAGGCAGCTGTAAGTGAAAAAATACGTCGTCGTATGctacaaagtttattatttattattatttatagagTAGCTCAGTGGCTGGTTCTAGTACAACTACTTTAGATCAagtaaatttttcacaatttcctCCTAATActgaagaaaatcaacaaattcCCGGTAGGCGTACACCTTTAAGTACAGTCGGATTGGGAGGTTTCTATTTTCAAGGTTGCCAAACCAATCCGAATATAGTTAGCCATGGACCGCCTTCGGATGAAAATAATCCCGATCCCGGATGTTCGAATCAAGTACAAAGGTTAATATAATACGTTTATATTAACcactttatcattttttttaaaaattgtagatatcAAGAATCTCGGCTACAAAATTCCCAACAAGCTTCGTCTTCAAAAGGGAAAAATAGACAAGGAAAAGCGGTTCGTTTGAATATAAATGCGAGAGAGAGAAGGAGGATGCATGATTTAAATGATGCTTTGGATGAATTGAGGTGATTTGATCGAATCGTTGTCGAAATTATCATGAAAggatgagttttttttttcagatctGTTATTCCGTACGCTCATTCGCCTTCGGTGAGGAAACTGTCGAAAATTGCGACATTGTTATTAgcgaaaaattatatattgatgCAAGCCAATGCTCTAGAAGAAATGAAAAggataatttcatatttacaggtaaaataaatttcattttcatttaaaaaaatcatttatatatttattttttaatataatttaattattaaccCTGAAAATGAACATTcaactcgaaaaaaaaacaaaacattccatgcatatttctatgaaatttatatgtaaattgTAATGAGTGGGAGAGAGAAAGAACAAGACTCTAAACAGCAACGGtcataatttgtttgaagttgATTCGAAATAAAGGCTTGTgtggtatttttatatttatttatctaaaaaaaaactttgtaattcatttttttagtaaaatttgcAGTATATTCGGTCAACTTACTACAAACTCTGTAAACGAgaaatttattctataaaaatccGCGCATTTGGCAACATGGACATTATATCCTAATCTTACTTAACCCAATacagattaaaataaataattatgaaaattcataaataatcgTAAGTGAACTAAACTGATTAATCGAAAAGGCTAGAACGGAACAGAACTTCACGATTCctataattgtaatttatattaaGCAACGTAGCAGCTGATTTATATTTTGTGGTCGTGATTATTTAATGTCATGAGTAATAATCCGATTGGGGTGCGTatggaatttgaaatataacaGCATTGCCAGATGTTTAGAAAATTACGTGAAAATAGgtatatatttgataatatatgaTAATAGAAAAGAGTAATCGAGattaaattatctatttttgcATACATCACGCgcatatactttttttaaatatttttcataaaattcgatagaaataatatttaatggaaGGAACAAATTTCACTTTAACGACCCGTATGATTGATTGTAATTTATATTTGGAAACGTAGCTTCGGATTTATATTTTGTGGCCATGGTTATTTAATATTGCGGTAGGCGTGGAATATAGAACTTGCCATAACATTGCCAAATGTTTGGAATAATGAAAATAGGTATATACTtcaaatataaaagatgaaaatattaattgagattgaaattttctatttttaaacaaaccacgtgcatttaattttattgtttatatttttcttttaatttgaaaaaaaaataatattttatgaaaggAACAAAACTTCACGACTCACTCTAATAACCCGTATGATTAATTGTAACTTATATTTGACAACGTAGCagctgatttatattttatggttaTGGTTATGGTTATTTAATGTTGTGGGTACTAATCCGATTGTGGTAGGCGTGGAATTTGAAACTCAACAGCATTGCCAGATGTTaacaaatatacataaaaaaggtggattaaaatttaacgttttaactttttttatataatttcgattatgaataatatttccaatttgatggaaaacatgttttttatatatgaaatttcattatttcaaatcaattctCACCAACGATTAGTATAAACAGGTAGAACTGGCAATGATGTAATAATAATAGTGGGCGTTGTGACATATTCAATTGAAAgcgaattttatttcaaaaaagggAACTGCAGGTGCGGCAGTCGGAGCGGCTATAGTAACGCCACCTACATTCGATTTACAAGGTTTCCCAGCTGCTGCTAAATTCCTTCAACAGCAATCTCTTCAGACTGAAAATAGTAGAGCGGACGATCGAGCAGGTGGCGCTGGTTCGTCTATTTAGATAAATCGATCCATTTCGACATATTAATATACGAGGTATAATGATTATATTACTTTTATACAAGTAAAAGTTATAACCAAAAAACCTATCCGAATATTTGATTTctagtcattttttttaaattttttttgagtgaTTTAAGCTCGACGTGTGATTTGTATAGTAAATAAAAgcaatattataaacaattagcAATACATTGTTTGATCATTAATTGAAGCTAGTCAATtagattataattaatattttaatcctataattcatttgaaatatgtaaaaaaacatttagtaataaattgtgttaaataatcatttgtttttgaTCTTTTTATCATTCCAACTCTTCCTATTTTAGTAtaaaatcgattaatcgattgcAATCGTTTTCGAtgtcgtagaatccatttatcgacgTCACGGGTATCGAAAATTAATACATCCGGTTTATCCAATAATTGATTTACTATATCGTAAATTCCATCTTGaaattacaaaagttatttacTCAACTTATCACTTATCAATCTAAATTCAATCATAACGACGTTTCGGTATCATCTAATTTATTATCCCGAATAATCTTATAAAGAATATACTTTGATAGTGGAATTATCATCTCCCCTTTTGAGATAAATCAAACCCCGTAAACAGAATTGCCGAATGCGCTGTGATTAATCACCGTAACGTCTCCATTCATTCGTCAACCCCCCTAAAAATCACTTAAAATATTGCGTCTGAATTTCAAATCTTCTTTTCGTCCCGGGTTATCACAACACAAATATTCGGCTGTTGTGTTCGGGATTTTCCGGTTCTACGTATCGATGTTGTTAAATTGATATACTCCGATAGAAATATATATcacaataagaaataaatatacaaaattataactATGATATTCTATGGTTActtgtttattaatatacacGAAtgcattaattaattatatcaattaatgaattattgaaCATAGTTCGATAATTGggaacgaaataaaaatttttatataattttttatctaaacatAAAATTCCAATAGACTATTCGTTTTATTTCGAATACCGATCTGGGCGCCAAATCAAAACGTTGGATCAGATTGCGCAATACTGTCAACGATTAACACTGAAGAGAG
Coding sequences within:
- the LOC130891213 gene encoding oligodendrocyte transcription factor 1 isoform X2, which codes for MKEGDESTMHAISRDVVEHPQWLRSSNPPSWAWQAASSSVAGSSTTTLDQVNFSQFPPNTEENQQIPGRRTPLSTVGLGGFYFQGCQTNPNIVSHGPPSDENNPDPGCSNQVQRYQESRLQNSQQASSSKGKNRQGKAVRLNINARERRRMHDLNDALDELRSVIPYAHSPSVRKLSKIATLLLAKNYILMQANALEEMKRIISYLQGTAGAAVGAAIVTPPTFDLQGFPAAAKFLQQQSLQTENSRADDRAGGAGSSI
- the LOC130891213 gene encoding class E basic helix-loop-helix protein 22 isoform X3, with amino-acid sequence MKSFDCESSSEGDESTMHAISRDVVEHPQWLRSSNPPSWAWQAASSSVAGSSTTTLDQVNFSQFPPNTEENQQIPGRRTPLSTVGLGGFYFQGCQTNPNIVSHGPPSDENNPDPGCSNQVQRYQESRLQNSQQASSSKGKNRQGKAVRLNINARERRRMHDLNDALDELRSVIPYAHSPSVRKLSKIATLLLAKNYILMQANALEEMKRIISYLQVRQSERL
- the LOC130891213 gene encoding uncharacterized protein LOC130891213 isoform X1 gives rise to the protein MKSFDCESSSEGDESTMHAISRDVVEHPQWLRSSNPPSWAWQAASSSVAGSSTTTLDQVNFSQFPPNTEENQQIPGRRTPLSTVGLGGFYFQGCQTNPNIVSHGPPSDENNPDPGCSNQVQRYQESRLQNSQQASSSKGKNRQGKAVRLNINARERRRMHDLNDALDELRSVIPYAHSPSVRKLSKIATLLLAKNYILMQANALEEMKRIISYLQGTAGAAVGAAIVTPPTFDLQGFPAAAKFLQQQSLQTENSRADDRAGGAGSSI